CGGTTTCATGGCCCTCAGGCAGGGGGTTTTCTTTGAGGTCTCCTCACAGCAGAAGCTTCTTGACCTCTCCATCGTCCCCATTGCGAGTCCCCTGATTGCAGGACCCGCGACAATAACCGCAGTGATTACACTCTCCGCCGAGCATCATATCAGTACGGTTATCATCGCCCTTGCACTGGCCCTGGGCCTGAATCTGGCGGCAATGCTGCTTTCGCGGGTCATAGCAAAGCCGCTTATCAAGTTCAATGTGATGGGCGCCCTGATCCGGATCACCGGTCTTTTTGTCGCCTCCATCGGAGTCGACATGATGTTCACGGGAATCCGCTCATTCGTTCAAACGCTGTAGATCAGTCCAGGCGGGCGAGTTTCTTCAATACCCCCCGCAGGGATCTCCATCCTTTTACATGATACTTCGCCTTCGACAGGGTCATTCCAACCTTTATTGAATATGCCGTATCGGGCACAACATCGAAGAGGTCCTCATCCGTGTAGTCGTCTCCCACGGCGAAGATAAAATCAAACTCCTCTCCCCGGAGCCACTCGGAAGCTGCTATACCCTTGTTTACGAAGGAATCCTTTACCTCAAGGACCTTGTTGCCGTCCAGCAGCCCGATATTCATGTTCTCGATAACCGAATAGAGGGAATCCTTCAGTTCCCCGACCCTCAAGGCCGCCAGATCCGGTTCGCAGCGGCGGTAATGCCAGGCCAGGGAGAACTCCTTCTCCTCGATAAAGGAACCGGGAGTACGGTCGGTATAGCTTTCCAGAATGGGACGGATGCCTTCCTTCCATTCGGTGGAGAAAAGCTCCGCTTTTTCCCACTCCCTGCCCTTCATCTTGACCCAGCTTCCGTGACCTGCAGCCATTTCTATGGGAACTCCGCTGAAGAAGCTTTCCAGGTCCTTCGGTTCCCGACCGCTTATAACAACGACCCTGTTTCCCCTGGACTTGCAGAGGGCCGAGACAATATCAAGAAGTTCCGCGTCGGGGCGGGCCTTTTCCGGCTTGTCCCGGAAACCCACCAGGGTACCGTCGTAATCGAGAAAAAATATGGCTTTCCTGGACTTTTCATAGTCCGCCAGCATTTTCGATTCCACGGAATCGATCATGTTCCTCGCCGATTGGGAACGCTGGTATTCATGGACCTCTTCCAGTTTCCTGACGAAGTCCCTGGCCCAGAAACGGACGTTATAGCGGGAAATCCTTCGCTTCATGATGGAATTCTGCCGTTTCTGATCCTCCACGTCCATCTTCAGTCC
This genomic window from Marispirochaeta aestuarii contains:
- a CDS encoding MarC family protein; amino-acid sequence: MIINSALFLTALINPISKIAVISMLPESASMKDVEKIALRSSLVAFAMLIVFALGGNLLFKSVFHIELYSFQSVGGFVVFFYGFMALRQGVFFEVSSQQKLLDLSIVPIASPLIAGPATITAVITLSAEHHISTVIIALALALGLNLAAMLLSRVIAKPLIKFNVMGALIRITGLFVASIGVDMMFTGIRSFVQTL